In Chloroflexota bacterium, the genomic stretch GATCGCTCGTGTGCGCCTGACCAACGGCATTGAGGTGACCGCGTACATCCCCGGCGAGGGGCATAACCTGCAGGAGCACTCGGTGGTTCTGGTGCGAGGTGGCCGCGTAAAGGACCTGCCCGGCGTGCGATATCACATCGTGCGCGGCGCCCTGGATGCGGCCGGCGTGGAGAACCGCAGGCGCGGTCGATCGAAGTACGGGACGAAGGCGCCCAAGTGATCACGCCCTCGCTCGCGTAAGCGGGGACGGCCCGGAATTAAAAGCTCACTGGGAGCTGAAATCGTCTTTGTTTCGGATGCAAGATGCAAGACGTACCCGGTCTTGCATCTTGTGTCCTGTCTGGAGGTTGGTACCCGGATTCGCCGTCGGCGAGCCGACGGGATCCGGGGAGAGGGGGAGGTCGATCGGACTCCCCGTTCGTATTGTCAGGATATCTGGGCATACAGGAAGGATGTGAGGGTTCGATATGCCAAGACGCAATCGTCCGCCACGACGTGAGGTACCGCCTGATTGGAAGTACAACAGCGAGCTGGTCGCGCGGCTCATCAACAAGGTGATGCTCGACGGCAAGAAGAGCAAGGCCGAGAAGATCGTGTACGGCAGCCTGGAGCTCG encodes the following:
- the rpsL gene encoding 30S ribosomal protein S12 is translated as MPTINQLVRKGRKRVAKKEKAPALRFSHNALTGRTVRTKKGSPQRRGVCTQVRTMTPKKPNSALRKIARVRLTNGIEVTAYIPGEGHNLQEHSVVLVRGGRVKDLPGVRYHIVRGALDAAGVENRRRGRSKYGTKAPK